The sequence GAACTCCCGGGATTTTCATTGCAATATGGCTAATCAAACATACGGAACATGCCCGGTGTCCAATTTCTGCCGGAGAGATTGGTTCTTTTCTTGATTTTATACAATCCAACCAGTTTCCATGTTGCTCTTCACTCACGTACAGTTTTATCTCGTCTTCTCCAATAACTGAGCGGAGAATATCTTCGCTACTGGCGTCAAGAGCTTTTGTTGCACCTTCTGGTATTGGGTCGGAAGCTGTTGCCCGGTAGGCACCGCGTGTCACAAAAATCCAACCGTCTTCTCCTTCGTAGCGAATTCCATTTGGAAAACCGCCACTGGTAAATACAGTAATACCGTTTTCATATTCCTGTTTCACCATAAAATCGCCATGTACATTCCAGTCGCCCGATTTTGGGAATTGAGCAACGGCTTCAACTGAAATTGGTCCGGTGTATTCTGTGTTCATTCCCCATGCAGCACTGTCGTAATGATGCTGCCCCCAACCGGTAATCATTCCTGCCCCATAATTCTCATGGCGCAACCATCCCGGACGACCATATCCTTTTTGCGGGTGAACCAGATTCTCTTTGTATTCCATTTCCGGAGTTGATCCAAGCCACATATCAAAATTCAGGTTTGTAGGAACAGGACCGGATTCAAAAACAGGACCAGAAGGATCTCCTGGTAATCCAATTTTCACAGTATGTATTTTTCCAATTCTCCCATTGCGTACCAATTCTGCTGCCCTGCGAAATTGTGCCGACGAACGTTGTTGAGTTCCCATTTGTAATATAATCCCCTGGCGATTTACGATATCACTTAATAAACGTCCTTCGGCAACAGTTAGCGAGGTGGGTTTTTGCAGGTAAATATCCTTGCCGGCAAAAGCAGCTTCAATTGCCGGCTGCGAATGCCAGTGATCCGGGGTACTAATAATTACTGCATCAATGTCTTTATTAGCAAGCATCTCTTTGTAGTCGGCGTACATTTTAACATCAACCGGATTAGAACTTCCTGTTTTATTTTTATAATAGTCTTCTACCAGTTTTTTACCATCCTGCATTCGGTTGCTATCAATATCCGACACTGCAACAATTCTGGCAACTTCGTGTTGCATTGTTCCTGGCATGTCGTGCCCACGTGCAATACGGCCACAGCCAATCTGACCAATATTGATTTTATTACTTGGTGCCGATGCGCCAAAAACTGAAGAGGGCACAATTGTAGGTATTGCAAAGGCTCCAGCTGTAGTAGCAGCTGCATTTTTTAAAAATATTCTTCGTTTCATATTTAAGTTTTATTGGTTATATATTGCTGTTGTTATTTCAAAATGGTTTTTGGGATGTTTGCAAAACTATTCCAGTATTTTTCTGCTGTTTCGGCATTAAGCTCACCATCAAAAATTATCATACGATATTTCAATGTGTAGGTTTGCTTTGGATTGAGTTTCCAGTCATCATGTCGTATCGGAACGAACTCAAAATACATATCGCCGCGTCCTCCATTTGCATCAAGAGGCCATACACGCATTGGTTCAGGATGCATTCGGTTCGAGGGATGGCTCATAAAAAGAATTCCGGAGCGGCCTGATTCAACATCCGACTCCCCTTCAACGAGACACCATCGTGCATAAGAGCCATCTGCGTCAACTCTTGTTTTTCCATCAGACGTAAGTACAGTACAATTATCTTTATTCCAGGTTTCTGTAGCGCGAAATCCGATCCCTCCGCCATAACGGTAAGCATCAAGCATAATTCCATTTTCCAGGGGACTGTTGAGCGAAGTTGTGTAATCTACCATCCAAACATTATCTTCAAGATTCCAGGCACGGACATCCAGAACTTCATTCATCGCAATTTGATCCTCACCTCGGGCGCCAAAATCAATATGTTGCTGTAAAACTTTAAACCCACTATAAACAGTACCTTCTGCTTCCGAAAGAAATCCGGCAAACTTAACAGTTCCTTGTCCGCCTTTAAGGTTCCAGAAATCAACTGCCCTGTCATCAATGTGGGTTTTGGTCCATGGTCCCCAAATACCATAATGATGGTAATGATCGGGTGCCTGAATGCGTGTAAGAACTTTACCTCCGGGTGAGGTTAAGGGATGAATGTAGCCAGAGCGTTTATAGAGAGGATCAATACCTTCGGGAGGAAAAGTAACCGCATGTCTGTATTTTAGTATCAGGTTTTCGTTTCTCTCTAAGGATAAATCCTTATGATTCATTTTAAGTGTTACCTGAGCATTCACTGCGGCTGGATTATCTTCTGTTTTTACAATAAACTCTCGTACTGTTCCTTTCTGTGTTTCTCCATTGAGTAAAAACCACAGGCGCGCCGAATGACCTGTTTCCAGCTGGCAGGGAATGGCTATTTCTTCATTACTTTTTATTTCATAAAGTGTAAATGGGTTTTTGTCTGTGTTGTAGTTTACACCGTCTAATGAAACAGATACAGGAGTATTGATAAGGTCTTCTGGAAATTCGACACTAATTTTAGCAATTTTTTGGGCAAACAGTATTTGTGTTATTAGGATGAGTGTAATTAATAATGAAGCTTTCATTGTAGTAGGTTTAGCTTTAAAGGTAAAATCAATGAATGAACGGAAGTATAAAATTAGCTGGGGGTTGTGCAGGTCTGCTTTGTTAACAGTTTGGAACTGTAAGTTACATTGTTTATTGGTCATAAATCAGGTAATTAGTTAGTCTTGTAAAATTACATATATTGGCCATTCATGTATAGTACTGAATTAGCAAGTGTTTGTATTTGTTTTGCAATTTTGTACATTTGATTTAATCTCAACTGTCAGGTTATGAAATTGATGCACGAACAAATTAACTTTCCCGGGAAATCAGTTGTTAAAGTAAAAGTACAGGAAAAACAAGGTTTTACATACCCCTGGCATTTTCATTCGGAGTATGAAATTGTTTATGTGTTGGAAGGAACCGGAACCCGCTTTGTTGCCGATAGTATTGAAGAATTTACGTCAGGTGACTTTGTTCTCATGGCCAGTAATTTACCTCATTTTTGGAAGAGTGATGTACCGAATGAGAAAAGGAATTCCAAAAAATTAGTAAAGTATATTGTTTTACAATTTCTGAATGATTTTTTTCGGGAGGCTATAACAGATTATCCTGAGTTTAATATGATAAAGGAATTATTAAACCGGTCGGGCAGGGGAATCTGTTTTACGAAA comes from uncultured Draconibacterium sp. and encodes:
- a CDS encoding PmoA family protein, yielding MKASLLITLILITQILFAQKIAKISVEFPEDLINTPVSVSLDGVNYNTDKNPFTLYEIKSNEEIAIPCQLETGHSARLWFLLNGETQKGTVREFIVKTEDNPAAVNAQVTLKMNHKDLSLERNENLILKYRHAVTFPPEGIDPLYKRSGYIHPLTSPGGKVLTRIQAPDHYHHYGIWGPWTKTHIDDRAVDFWNLKGGQGTVKFAGFLSEAEGTVYSGFKVLQQHIDFGARGEDQIAMNEVLDVRAWNLEDNVWMVDYTTSLNSPLENGIMLDAYRYGGGIGFRATETWNKDNCTVLTSDGKTRVDADGSYARWCLVEGESDVESGRSGILFMSHPSNRMHPEPMRVWPLDANGGRGDMYFEFVPIRHDDWKLNPKQTYTLKYRMIIFDGELNAETAEKYWNSFANIPKTILK
- a CDS encoding Gfo/Idh/MocA family oxidoreductase — its product is MKRRIFLKNAAATTAGAFAIPTIVPSSVFGASAPSNKINIGQIGCGRIARGHDMPGTMQHEVARIVAVSDIDSNRMQDGKKLVEDYYKNKTGSSNPVDVKMYADYKEMLANKDIDAVIISTPDHWHSQPAIEAAFAGKDIYLQKPTSLTVAEGRLLSDIVNRQGIILQMGTQQRSSAQFRRAAELVRNGRIGKIHTVKIGLPGDPSGPVFESGPVPTNLNFDMWLGSTPEMEYKENLVHPQKGYGRPGWLRHENYGAGMITGWGQHHYDSAAWGMNTEYTGPISVEAVAQFPKSGDWNVHGDFMVKQEYENGITVFTSGGFPNGIRYEGEDGWIFVTRGAYRATASDPIPEGATKALDASSEDILRSVIGEDEIKLYVSEEQHGNWLDCIKSRKEPISPAEIGHRACSVCLISHIAMKIPGVLEWNPLTEHFSNNDLANSMLSRPQRYPYGTDYIKRS